The Medicago truncatula cultivar Jemalong A17 chromosome 4, MtrunA17r5.0-ANR, whole genome shotgun sequence genome includes a region encoding these proteins:
- the LOC11441654 gene encoding uncharacterized protein isoform X1, which yields MVMMITAWITDLFACMGGCFGCCVKPTPIIAVDEPAKGLRIQGQTMRKPTTSDGFWSSSPCDLDNSTIQSQRSISSVSTLNQILYQSNGASTPGTEPEFVNQGLHLWNESRLQWVGRGLSEKQNQQKQESRLNSSRPFVLSCLSEFLPCEWLINHCVCCSRNATYESLLGTRQPFPKSVPLSEMVEFLVDVWEREGMYG from the exons atggtgatgatgattactGCTTGGATCACTGACCTCTTCGCTTGCATGGG TGGTTGTTTTGGATGCTGTGTGAAACCTACACCAATTATTGCTGTCGATGAGCCGGCTAAAGGACTAAGAATTCAGGGTCAGACAATGAGAAAACCAACCACATCAGATGGATTCTGGAGTTCAAGCCCTTGTGATCTGGATAACAGCACCATTCAATCTCAACGAAGTATATCATCTGTCAGTACATTAAATCAAATTCTATATCAAAGCAATGGAGCTTCTACGCCAGGCACCGAGCCTGAATTTGTAAACCAAG GTCTTCATCTTTGGAATGAAAGCAGGCTTCAGTGGGTTGGGCGTGGCTTATCCGAGAAgcaaaaccaacaaaaacaagaatCCCGACTAAA CTCATCTCGACCGTTTGTGCTTTCCTGTCTTTCTGAGTTTCTCCCCTGTGAATGGCTTATCAATCATTGTGTTTGTTGTAGTCGGAATGCAACTTATGAAAGTTTGCTTGGAACTAGACAACCTTTCCCGAAGTCCGTACCTTTATCT GAAATGGTTGAATTTCTAGTGGATGTTTGGGAGCGTGAAGGAATGTATGGTTGA
- the LOC11441654 gene encoding uncharacterized protein isoform X2 codes for MVMMITAWITDLFACMGGCFGCCVKPTPIIAVDEPAKGLRIQGQTMRKPTTSDGFWSSSPCDLDNSTIQSQRSISSVSTLNQILYQSNGASTPGTEPEFVNQGLHLWNESRLQWVGRGLSEKQNQQKQESRLNRNATYESLLGTRQPFPKSVPLSEMVEFLVDVWEREGMYG; via the exons atggtgatgatgattactGCTTGGATCACTGACCTCTTCGCTTGCATGGG TGGTTGTTTTGGATGCTGTGTGAAACCTACACCAATTATTGCTGTCGATGAGCCGGCTAAAGGACTAAGAATTCAGGGTCAGACAATGAGAAAACCAACCACATCAGATGGATTCTGGAGTTCAAGCCCTTGTGATCTGGATAACAGCACCATTCAATCTCAACGAAGTATATCATCTGTCAGTACATTAAATCAAATTCTATATCAAAGCAATGGAGCTTCTACGCCAGGCACCGAGCCTGAATTTGTAAACCAAG GTCTTCATCTTTGGAATGAAAGCAGGCTTCAGTGGGTTGGGCGTGGCTTATCCGAGAAgcaaaaccaacaaaaacaagaatCCCGACTAAA TCGGAATGCAACTTATGAAAGTTTGCTTGGAACTAGACAACCTTTCCCGAAGTCCGTACCTTTATCT GAAATGGTTGAATTTCTAGTGGATGTTTGGGAGCGTGAAGGAATGTATGGTTGA
- the LOC11441654 gene encoding uncharacterized protein isoform X3, giving the protein MRKPTTSDGFWSSSPCDLDNSTIQSQRSISSVSTLNQILYQSNGASTPGTEPEFVNQGLHLWNESRLQWVGRGLSEKQNQQKQESRLNSSRPFVLSCLSEFLPCEWLINHCVCCSRNATYESLLGTRQPFPKSVPLSEMVEFLVDVWEREGMYG; this is encoded by the exons ATGAGAAAACCAACCACATCAGATGGATTCTGGAGTTCAAGCCCTTGTGATCTGGATAACAGCACCATTCAATCTCAACGAAGTATATCATCTGTCAGTACATTAAATCAAATTCTATATCAAAGCAATGGAGCTTCTACGCCAGGCACCGAGCCTGAATTTGTAAACCAAG GTCTTCATCTTTGGAATGAAAGCAGGCTTCAGTGGGTTGGGCGTGGCTTATCCGAGAAgcaaaaccaacaaaaacaagaatCCCGACTAAA CTCATCTCGACCGTTTGTGCTTTCCTGTCTTTCTGAGTTTCTCCCCTGTGAATGGCTTATCAATCATTGTGTTTGTTGTAGTCGGAATGCAACTTATGAAAGTTTGCTTGGAACTAGACAACCTTTCCCGAAGTCCGTACCTTTATCT GAAATGGTTGAATTTCTAGTGGATGTTTGGGAGCGTGAAGGAATGTATGGTTGA